Genomic window (Granulimonas faecalis):
CTCGAAGGCGGTCCCGATCACGTCGGAGTCGGTGTGCATGAACGAGATTCCCTCGATGGCCCTCACCACCTGGGCGATCTTGTTGTCGGGCAGCTCGATCCTCTCATCTGCGGGGAACAGCGCGTCGTCCTGCGCCTTGGCGGCGGCGAACAGGCCGTGCACGCGGGTGGCCACGGCGGAGTCCGGCTCCCCGACGCCGACCTGGAAGCCCCTAGGGGCCCCCGTGGGCGTGTAGCGCTCGTCGCGCACCTTCGCGAACATGAGCTTGCTCCACTCGTCGAAGGCGGAGAGCGGGTCGCGTTTCCCACCGGCCCAGATGATCGAATGGGCCCTCCGGACGGAGGTGCTGATGGTCTCGGAATCGGCCGGGGCGATGTCTTTCGGACCCCCGGCATAGAGGGCGTAGGAGACCTTCTCCGAGTAGTTCTCGGGAAGCTCGTCCCTGTCGCCGAGGCGGTTCCTCTCCCTCTCCTTCGCCCCGTAACCTTCCACTTGCCACAGAGCCGACTGCCTGCCGTAGTCCAGGAGGGCGTAGGTCGCCTTGAGGGCCACGGAATTGGCGAAGGCCTGAGCCTCCCTTCGTCTATCTCCGACTTGGGGGCGTCCCGTTTCTTGTCCTCCACCACAAGCCAGACGTCGGTGCACCGCTTGTCCCGGTACAGAACGACGTCGGCATAATTATCGTGCGCCCCAATAACCTCGGTCTCGATTCTCTCCGCGTCGTAGCCCTTCTCAAGCACGAGGAACGCTATGGTGTCGGCCCGGACCTCCTCCTCGGGGTCCGCAATGGAGTAGCTCTTCTTTTTATGGACGTGGTAGACGATCCTGCCACCGTCGAGCTGGATGAGACCTCTTCTGATGGCCTCCAAGGTCAAGGGGGTAAGACCCAGCTTGGCGCCCGCGTCCATCTGAGACTCGATACTGGTACTCAAATCATCCTCCATTCCTAGGCCTTCCAACAGATTAAGGCTTGAGTGCCACCTCTGCGGTGGTCCTTGGCGAAGAGCCCCCCTGCCGGCGCCCCCGCCGACCCCCTGCCGGCACCCCCTGCCGGACCCGCTAGAATACCCCGTGAGCCCACCTTCGCCCCCAGACCCTCGAGGAGCCCCCATGGACACCGCCGAGACCCTCGCCGGGACGTTCCGCCGGCGTCTGCCGAAAGACCCCGCCGGAACCGCTGGCGAAACCCCCGCGAGAACCCTCGCGGGGGCGCCCGCGGAGTCCCCGTCGGCCGTCCCCGTGGACGCGGTCCGGGACGCCCTCGCGGCCCGCCTCCGGGAGGCCGTCGAGGTGCTCTTGGCAGGCTCCGCGGCACACCCCGTGGCGCCGTCCGCCGAGCCTGCGCCGCACCCCGCCGCGTACCGCCTGGGCTGGGCCGCGGGCGAGCTCCTGAACGACGGCCTCGACCTCCCCTTTCGCCGTAGGCACCGCCGGACCCCCGGGAGGAGCCGCCCGGTCCCGCCCCTGGCCATGGAAGGCGCCGCCGAGGGGGCCTGCATCGAGATCGACCCGAGGGGGTTCTTGAGGACCTTGGCCGCAGAGGTCGCCTTCGGTCCCACCGCCGAGGCCTGGAACGGGAGGGTCGAAAAGTATAACGAGCTGAAACGCCTCATCGCCAAGCTCGCCGACGACGAGGGCACCTTGGCGGAGGCCCTCTCGGAAACCCCCGTGTCCTGGTTCTTCCTGGGAATCGTCACGGAGCATGCCGCTGTGGACATCGAGGAGACGATCGGCGGGTGGTCCCGGTGGACCGAGGCCGAGGGGGCCTTCTGGGAAAGTGCTGCGGGGGCGGGGCTCTGGGAGAGCTGGCAAGGGCGCCTGCTGTCGGACCGCGCCTCGGGCGGTGCCGCCCGCGGGACGGCCTAGGGACACCCTCGGCCAAGGAAGAGGCCCCCAGGGGACGATCCCTTAGGGAGCCTCTTGCCGTCTGGGCCCTCAGACCCTGGCGCAGACCACCACGGTGCGCCCACGCTGCCCCGCCCAGGGGCTCGAGCAGGTGACGAGGGTGAGGACCCGGGACGTGTCCTCCGCGGTCCCCTGCCAGCCCTCCGCCGACGCCTCCGCCCGGGTGCCCAGGGATGAGAGCCAGGACCTCAGAGAGGCGACGTCGCATCCGGAGCCGTCCGCCCCGCCGGAAAAGTCGAAGCGCTGCACCTCGGGATCGGCCTTGTCGCAGCGGAAGGCGAAGAGGGGCCGGAAGGTCTCGGGGCCCTCGGGGACCGACCAGGTGACCGTCCCCAGGGAGCCGAAGACCTCCGGGGTCCAGGCCCGCCAGAGGGGGCTGAAGGCGCGCCAGTCGTCCACATGATGGCCGTAGACCAAGGTGTGGAGGCCGTAGGCGTCCGTCGCGGGGTCGATGACGGCCGAGCCGCACAAGGACCGCTCCCCCCAGAAGTTGCGGGAGAGCCAGAAGGAAGGGTCGTCTTCCGTGGCCTGGAGCACCGGGCAGTCGATGGGGGTCCCCTCCACGGTGAGCCAGGCCGCCACGGCCGGGTTCTCGGCCCTCAGGGCCTCCCAGTCGATGCCGGCCTCCTGGCCCGCCGTCGTCCCGGGGCCGGAACCCTGGGCGAGGTCCCTCATGGCCTGCCCCTCCAGGGCCGAGGTGCCGTAGACGGCCAGGACGGCGAGGATGGCCGCCACCACCACCGCAGCGATGGCGACGTTCAAGGCCCTTCTGCCCTTCGAGCGGGGCCGCGCCCCCCTGACCGCACCCACCCGCACGGCCGGTGCGGGCAGGGCCCTGCGCCGCCTCACCGCCAGCTCCCGTCGGTGACGACGACCCGGGCCGTGC
Coding sequences:
- a CDS encoding class B sortase, translating into MNVAIAAVVVAAILAVLAVYGTSALEGQAMRDLAQGSGPGTTAGQEAGIDWEALRAENPAVAAWLTVEGTPIDCPVLQATEDDPSFWLSRNFWGERSLCGSAVIDPATDAYGLHTLVYGHHVDDWRAFSPLWRAWTPEVFGSLGTVTWSVPEGPETFRPLFAFRCDKADPEVQRFDFSGGADGSGCDVASLRSWLSSLGTRAEASAEGWQGTAEDTSRVLTLVTCSSPWAGQRGRTVVVCARV